GTGCTGCGTGCCGTGCCCCTTAGGCCTCTCGGTGGGGCTCGTGCCCGTGCTGTTGTGGTCCTGGTCCTGGTCTTGGCTCTCTGTGGTCGGCAGAGGAGCTGGGCTTTCAGTCAACACCTCAGATCTTGGTGCCTTGGTGTCCGGCTTCTCACTTCCCTCTTGAGGGTCGTTAGTCGCTCCCGCGCCGGCAGTTTTCGTGGTAGAGTCGCTGTTCTCGGACTCCTCAGCTTCCCGTGGCCTATGAGGTTTGGCCGTGGTCGAGGGCTCTTCAGTGTGGCCTGCTTCTGGTTTCTTCGCCACGTTGCTAGttgttggtttctctctctcttcccccccagtCTTCCCCTCGTCCTGGCCTTTCTTTTCCGCCCCCTCAGCCTTCCCCTcgtccttgccttccttttctcccccttcagTCTTCCTATTCTCGTCGCCTGCCTCTTCCGTCTTCGGCACACTCACTTCCGGGGTGGTGACGGCGACTGAAGACTCCGGTTCAGAATTTTGCGTGTCAGGAGcgttttctgtctttgtttcaCTCGGCGTTGGCTCTCCGGTGGGCTGAACGGCTGTATCTGTTCTCTTCTCGGTGACGGGAGTGAGTGGTGGGTTAACATTTATTGTCTCTGGAAATACAACTGGCCTACTCGGGGTTGTTGTACTCGCGTGTGATGgtgcttcctctccttctgcagAGGTGTTGGTTCCTGCACTAGAGGGCTCGGTTGGGGTGGTGGAAGGTTCTTTGGTGTTGTGAGGACGAATGCTGCCATTGGGGTTCGACTGTGTAAAGTCTTTGGGGAATACCAGGGCGCGTGGACGCTTGGGTGAGTTGTGCGTCGGATTTTCGCTGTGTGTCTCATTGTCATCCTCGGGTCCAAAGACGAATATTGGCCCTGTTCCCACCTGGAGGATCGGTGTCTCGTTGGCTGTTGCTGCGGCTTCCCCTCCATTACTGCTTGTCTTTTCCTGCTCTTCGTTGGGCTCCTTGGAACCTTTCACGTGCGCTACTACGTGGTGCATCATACTTTCGTGTCCATGGTTTTCGAGATGTGCCACAGAACCATCTTCTTTTAGGGACTTTTTAATTGAGTGATGCTTTGCTGAGGGCTCTCCCGTTACAACAGTTGAGGCAGTCTCTGTTTCAATTTCGTTGATTGTCTCATCAGTGGTAATTTCTGTCTTCTTAGAATCCTTGTCATCGAGGTGAGGCTCAACTTTTTCAGGCAGTGTTTGTGGACTCGAAGTAATGTTTTGTGGTTGCGTTTCATCATGACTTTTTCCTTTATTGCTTTTATTGGATCTTTTGTAGTCAGTAATGAACAGAAGTACTTTGTCATTTATGTCAGGCATGTGACCCTCAGAAGCAGGTTGGtgggtggtggttttggtggtggtgtcggtggtggtggtggtggtggtagctttgGACGAGTGAACATCTGGCGACGCCTTGTCTGTGGTGTGCAGCTCACTGGTGGACTCTGGCTCAGCTGATCTCTTGCTTCGTGCCTTGTCTTGCTGGGCTGACGAAAAGTATTCCTTCTCCTTTAGCCCTCGCTCGTAGTCCAGGTGGTCTACGTCCGTGGCCGGGTGTGAGGGAGGCGGCCTTCGCGAGGAGCCGCCGCGGTCGTGCTGGTGGTGGCCTCGCCGAGGTTTCTTAGTGCCCTGGTGGTGCTTCGGTGAGGACGACTCAGGGCTGCACGCGGGGCGTTCCCATCCTCCCTGCGGGGCACAGCATTTTAAAGAGAAGGATTAACACACAAAACTAGAAAATCAAGAAGACCCAAGTAATATTTTAAGCTACAATACTGTTTAAAAACGTGATGTTTTCATGATGGCTTTGATTACGTTGTTGCTACTACAATAATATAAGACACAATTGACTTAAGCATACCTGTGGGCGGCAGATGGCACGAGCCAggtagcggcggtggtggtggtggcattgctGCAGACCGACCACAGTTACGGTGGTCTGCTGCTGCGGCGGCGAGGAGGCGCTGGTCTCGGTGAGGCGGGTCACCAGGACCCACTGGCGGTGTGGCGAGGTGGGGCACTCCTCCAGCAACGGCCGCTTGTTGGACACTGCAAAAGACAGTCACGAGATACGTCAACACGTCAGCTTGTGTTAGTACAGTTGACTCGATGCTCAGCCCCTTCTTTTAACGTTGCTCTGgtagttgtaaaaaaatatatatgtaaacaaaaaagaataatgactggataaaaagaaaaaaaagaagaaagagctaatgatgataaagattaaaagatgaagaaaaaacttATAATGATCCCCTGGCGTCAGACTGAGGCATGAATAATCAACCCGGAACCGACGGACGAACCTCTTGAGCACGGGCTAACCTCACGCCATAACTCTGGGACACTCTGGACTTGGCGGGACAACAATACGGTCGATAACTTGGCAGCGCCCGGAAGTATCACTCCGTAGATCCAACACAAACAAGGAGATCCAATCCCAAAATCCGAGAGATAGGGCACGAGGCAGGATTGATTTTAcgataagaggagggaaggggaacaggggagggaggggggtgtggGGTAGACCAAGACTCGTACAATAAAGAATAATTActcctataaagaaaatataaaaaagaagtatAAGTGAGCCTGGCTACAgtatacaaacacacatgaaGGGACTAAAGTGTACGAGTATTAATTAAGAACTGATTGGGCCTTGATGGTATTAGATAAGCATGGAAGATTAATTAGCTCGAGGTCTACTGAATAGTCCCCGGGAATGTGTATTGTATAGGCTTGGGTACATCATATAAACATAGGCACTGGACGGGGTAACATGTAAAGGGAGACTGGAGAGAAAACTTAGCAAACGTGCCGGCTAGGAGGATGCGTCAGAATGGGGTGTATCAAATGAACGTAGAGTGCATTACATAAACTgaggcataataataaaaaaaaaaaacataggcaTTGGGAGGGGAAATACTGTAATGGTTTGGTCTGGAGTGTACTGGAGAAGCTCGGGAAAAGGCATGGACGTGGATGGGCCGAGGTGGAGTGCACTGTTTATCATTCTGGCCTGGGTGGAGTGTGGTGGAGTGAGTGCTCGATCTATCCTGGTGGCGTAgttggggtgtggtggtgtgagTGACGTGGCTATCCCGGAATGAGTTGATGGCGTGGATGGGGCAGGGTGGAGTGAGTGCCCTTTTTATACTGGTGGCGTGAGTGAGGCGTGGTGGAGTGAATGCCCTGCCTGTCCTGGAATGAGTTAGTGGCGTGGGTGAGGCGTGGTGGAGTGAGTACCCTGCCTATCCTGGAATGAGTTAGTGGCGTGGGTGAGGCGTGGTGGAGTGAGTACCCTGCCTATCCTGGAATGAGTTAGTGGCGTGGGTGAGGCGTGGTGGAGTGAGTACCCTGCCTATCCTGGAATGAGTTAGTGGCGTGGGTGAGGCGTGGTGGAGTGAGTACCCTGTCTATCCTGGAATGAGTTAGTGGCGTGGGTGAGGCGTGGTGGAGTGAGTGCCCTGTCTATCCTGGAATGAGTTGGTGGCGTGGGTGAGGCGTGGTGGAGTGAGTACCCTGTCTATCCTGGAATGAGTTAGTGGCGTGGGTGAGGCGTGGTGGAGTGAGTACCCTGCCTATCCTGGAATGAGTTGGTGGCGTGGGTGAGGCGTGGTGGAGTGAGTGCCCTGTCTATCCTGGAATGAGTTGGTGGCGTGGGTGAGGCGTGGGGGAGTGAGTACCCTGTCTATCCTGGAATGAGTTAGTGGCGTGGGTGAGGCGTGGTGGAGTGAGTACCCTGTCTATCCTGGAATGAGTTAGTGGCGTGGGTGAGGCGTGGTGGAGTGAGTACCCTGTCTATCCTGGAATGAGTTAGTGGCGTGGGTGAGGCGTGGGGGAGTGAGTACCTTGCCTATCCTGGAATGAGTTAGTGGCGTGGGTGAGGCGTGGTGGAGTGAGTGCCCTGTCTATCCTGGAATGAGTTAGTGGCGTGGGTGAGGCGTGGGTGAGTGAGTACCCTGTCTATCCTAGAATGAGTTAGTGGCGTGGGTGAGGCGTGGGTGAGTGAGTACCCTGTCTATCCTGGAATGAGTTAGTGGCGTGGGTGAGGCGTGGGTGAGTGAGTACCCTGTCTATCCTGGAATGAGTTAGTGGCGTGGGTGAGGCGTGGTGGAGTGAGTGCCCTGCCTGTTCTGCAATGAGTTGGTGGCGTGGGTGCGTGTACCTCCCTGTAATGTGGAGGCGAAACATGAAGCTGTGTCGTGTCGTGCTGATGAAAGATCAATGCAAGTGGACTGTCGCGGGACTCTGTTTGGACCCGTTGTAATGTTAGCCTGTCAGTCATCCCACGTAACCCTTATCTTATAAACTGACGTGCATACAACCAAAACAAGGCGCTACATAATGCGCATTTGCTATTTTTTGATATGTCCTCTTTTAATAAGGAATGAAAAGATATTGCATCTGATTACGATAAGAAAGAAGTTATGTCTATGTtcctatatgtctgtctatattcAAGATCGATCTAAAATGTATGCTTAAGGGAGAAATCGGTAGGTATAATTTGGTGATAAAAGAAGCGAGAATCATGGATTAGAAAACAGAAAAATGTTAAAGATATTCATATGGCGATTAAAAATTAAAATCTAAGAATTAAGAACTTGGAGAGATTACATCAGGCTTAAAACAGATAACAGAAATGCAACCGAGGTAACAGAGAGGTAACCGAGGGATTATAgaggtcagggcagacagaggatcAGGATGAGAGACGAAATAAGAGCCATTGCCAGGGGAGAATGGAGTGCACTAACACCTAACACAGAGAGAGAGCATTAGAAAAGCCTTATGACCTGCAgtaatgatgatggcgatggcGATGACGTGTTTATGCGTCCTGGAGCGAACCGAAGGGTGATGGAAAGCGTGGCTGGGAGggcgtgtctgtgtctgtggctCTGGCTGTTAATGGGCCGCCCTTGATGAAGATTCCAGGGCTCGGGAAAGAACAGCCAACAACAACAGGTGGACTAATAGAGCCGGCCACGCCCCGAGCTCGAGGAGAGGGGGTGGGACGGAGGCTTCTCTtccacccccttctccctccccctcccccttacccctccacctcctcctccctcctcctcttcttcctgctcctctacctccttttcctacccttctacttctcttcgttcttttcctgCTTCTACTACCTGGGACGGAGGCTTCTcttccacccccccctccccttctccctccccccctccacctccacctcctcttgccccttctcctctttctcctgcccttctacctcctttcctacccctttcttcttctcttcgttcttttccttcttctactacgTCTTATCCTAGTCCACTCATTCCTCCCCCttccgctccctctctccctcctctttctcttcctcctctgcctcctttacCTACTTTTCCTCTTACCACTTCTTTtcacaccccttcctccttctcttcgttcttctcctgcttctactTATTACCTTAGTCCCTCCTTccaactcctcctactcctcccactcctcctctttctcctgctccactgcctccttctcctcctgttgctCTTATTAATTTTCACacgccctcttctttttcttccttctcctacttctactactttgtATCctagtcctctcctcctcctcctcctcctccactccctccccggAGCATATTACAGGCAGCATTAGGGCGTGTCGGCCAGCGCTAGGATGAGGCGTGACTAATTTATTAGAaacactggtgtgtgtgtgtgtgtgtacgggtgaggggtgggggaggcctgtgtgtgtgtgtgtgtgtgtgtgtgtgtgggtgtgtgtgtgtgtgtgtgtgtgtgtgtgtgtgtgtgtgtgtgtgtgtgtgtgtgtgtgtgtgtgtgcgcgcgcgggtgcgtgcgtgcatgcgtgcttCACTCTATTGTTGTTCTACTAAAATATTTACTCCCTACTTATTTATATAAAAGTCGCACATCCTAATTATTTCATTTTCCATgcggatgtttgtgtgtgtgtgtgtgtgtgtgtgtgtgtgtgtgtgtgtgtgtgtgtgtgtgtgtgtgtgtgtgtgtgtgtgtgtgtgttctcatgtctgtcagtgtctgtgtctgcctgcctgtccatCTATCCGCCAGTCTTGCTGTCTGTTGCCCAAGCCATTTCCAGTCACAGCAATACATCTGCCGCTCGCAGCTTTTCCACACGTTAGCAGACAAACAAAAGCGAAGGACAGGGAAGTGGGAGCGTTCTGAGCCAATGACACGGAGGACCTTTGATGTAAATTGCACTTGACATAATGAAATGGGTTATTTTTAGGAAGATTAAGATAGATGGAAATAGGTATGTAGAGATAACAGCATGATACAACACATCACGAAACAACACAGCATAAAACTTAGCaatgcaacacaaacacacacaacacacaagtACTCACAGCGCTGGACACAGAGGGCGGCGGACACAGCGGCCTCGTCACATAGCTCATGCACGATGCCCACGCCCACGCGGAACACGGCGCAGCGCAGCGTCACGCCCACGTCCCCTCCCATGGTGACGTCCTCCCCCAGCACCCCCGCGGAGCCGCCCACGTGGTTCATCTCCCGCTGCTCGTCTTCCAGCCTGGGGAGACGCTataatgagaggaggaagcggcGACCTGGAGCGGGAGGAACggtgggtggaggaaagaagggaaggaagcgccCTGAATGAACTCACTCAGACCCTCAAGGCCTTAGTACCAAATCTCAGAACAAAGGCGGCCATACAACCACACCACCCTGCACCCCCTCGGCCAGCTCGGCCCGGGGTGTCACCCCAACCCAAATAGACGATGAATCTCatagtgaagtttttttttttggccatcaGCCCTGGCCTCTTCAATAAGATGGCCCCTATTAGGCCATCCTAGTGAAGAGATCCCAGGGCCATAGAACGGGCGGGCAGGCAACAGCCCGGCCCTTCCAACCCCCCCACCGCCCCTACCCTCCCATGTCTGCCAGAGGCCACTAACAACCAGCGACCACCTCCCACTACTattcaccatctcaaccactcccATTGTCGTGCCCTGCCCGCAACGAATGAACACAAAAAGAACGAGTTTGGAGCAATACAAGGACATAATAGACTCAGAACTACCATACCTGCACCTTGAGGGACAAAACATAGATGGCATAGAAACTGTTGTCAACACCTAGTATACCGCTGTCAAAACTGCCCATGCACAAGCAATTCCTCTTACAAGGCACAAAACACtgtcataaccccccccccctccctccgccccgCAGCCAATAGATTACGGACGCACAGGtacgttttaccaacatcctccgatacgccgTGCCGGGCCGGGCTGGACGCATGAGCTTTATCAGcaaagtagagttctccaacgaacgctacaGGATACATGCAAAACATAATTCAACAAGCACTGGGAAAACAAGTAAAAGGCCTCGCAGAAAAATACAAGGAtccaaaagccttctggcagggaataaaacgcctgcagggcaacCCACACCAGCGCCCCATCCACCTtgaaaagggaggagtcaaaTTACAGGGTGATGACAGTATCGCCCATGAGTTCAGGGAAACCTGGAAGTCAGTATTTACAATAAGACGtgaagacaacgctcattatgaccaTGACAATGAACGTGAAGTACtggcatggctccaacaggacccaacaagaaccatCCCTCACCACACGATTGACTCGCGCCGCCTGACACAGGCCCATCTGCTGACGATGGAAATAGGTACAGCCGAGCTCCGATCAACAATAAACAAGACGAAAAACACGTCACCCGGACaaagcaaaatagataaacaacaaatcagtgtgctacccccccgggggctggcgtacctactcaccatatacaGTGCCATGCTGATAACAGGCTACTTTCCTCAACGATTCAAAGAAGCCAcactcaccatgatacctaagcCAGGCAAATCATTCACGGATCCCAACAACTACATGCCGATCTCACTCCACCTGTACCTTCGCCACaaacccccttcctcttcttactatacccttgattaaaaaaaaaaaagaggaagcggtGATGTGGGGCgggagggagagttggagggacggcgggaagggaaaggaatggatgaaggtaaagagggagaaaggacagtagggaaggaatgaaacagcatcgagaaaatgaaagaacgggaggaaaggaaggatgagagagtagGAGTGGCATGAAGAAGTTACAAATGAAAGGAACAACGGGAGTGggagggaacagagggaggaaaagaaagcgaaagGAGAGAAATTAAACAGCAGTGGGTGAAAGAAAgaactggaggaagagaaaagatgacaGGGAGGGAGTGACaaggggaaggtagagagaaggaaagaaaaaaggggagagaagaaaaaggaggaaggacatgaggggagggagggaaagaaggcatGAAACAgaagcggaggaaggaaagaacgggaacaaaggaaggatgagagggagggaagacagaCATGAAACTaacggaagaaaagagaaacgggaagaagcgaaggagggacaggagggaaagaagaaatgaaatagcattggaagaaggaaagaacgggaggaaggggaggatgagagggacaGACCGACAAGAGAAGTGATGGAAATTAaacaaaagggagaatgaaagagcggaaaaggggaagaggataagagaagggcggaaggcagagaagaggagaatagggaagaagaggaaaacaagaaagagtgaaaattttggaaggaaaagacgaaaagagtggttgggagaggaagaagtacatagagaggaggaaaaaaatgaaagataagaagagagaagatagaaagataaatatgaagaaagacagagaaggcaAAATTAGTAAAAgtgggagaatgaggagggaagaaacatttagagaaacaaaaaaaatcgaagagtggaaatagaaaagaagaaagaacacggAGAtgcgaagaaggaaaggaaagatgaagaagaaaaagaaaaggggatggaaagaaggaagggagggagggaagaaaggagggggggagctAAGGAAAAGAGCCTTAGGCGGGTATATAACAGACTTATTG
The DNA window shown above is from Eriocheir sinensis breed Jianghai 21 chromosome 15, ASM2467909v1, whole genome shotgun sequence and carries:
- the LOC126998973 gene encoding cell surface glycoprotein 1-like, which translates into the protein MATIGRDGGSCLGLLLLFALTSAAVGEVMLVREDGEDQASWGYSHLPATFPLTWTQARAACEAVPGSMLARVDGWQQEAAVEEYLKEVHFKQAVWLANRQTLPEVLEDEQREMNHVGGSAGVLGEDVTMGGDVGVTLRCAVFRVGVGIVHELCDEAAVSAALCVQRLSNKRPLLEECPTSPHRQWVLVTRLTETSASSPPQQQTTVTVVGLQQCHHHHRRYLARAICRPQGGWERPACSPESSSPKHHQGTKKPRRGHHQHDRGGSSRRPPPSHPATDVDHLDYERGLKEKEYFSSAQQDKARSKRSAEPESTSELHTTDKASPDVHSSKATTTTTTTDTTTKTTTHQPASEGHMPDINDKVLLFITDYKRSNKSNKGKSHDETQPQNITSSPQTLPEKVEPHLDDKDSKKTEITTDETINEIETETASTVVTGEPSAKHHSIKKSLKEDGSVAHLENHGHESMMHHVVAHVKGSKEPNEEQEKTSSNGGEAAATANETPILQVGTGPIFVFGPEDDNETHSENPTHNSPKRPRALVFPKDFTQSNPNGSIRPHNTKEPSTTPTEPSSAGTNTSAEGEEAPSHASTTTPSRPVVFPETINVNPPLTPVTEKRTDTAVQPTGEPTPSETKTENAPDTQNSEPESSVAVTTPEVSVPKTEEAGDENRKTEGGEKEGKDEGKAEGAEKKGQDEGKTGGEEREKPTTSNVAKKPEAGHTEEPSTTAKPHRPREAEESENSDSTTKTAGAGATNDPQEGSEKPDTKAPRSEVLTESPAPLPTTESQDQDQDHNSTGTSPTERPKGHGTQHLIAEIFKSIFG